From one Saccharomyces cerevisiae S288C chromosome XVI, complete sequence genomic stretch:
- the GDE1 gene encoding glycerophosphocholine phosphodiesterase (Glycerophosphocholine (GroPCho) phosphodiesterase; hydrolyzes GroPCho to choline and glycerolphosphate, for use as a phosphate source and as a precursor for phosphocholine synthesis; may interact with ribosomes), with product MKFGKTFANHRIPEWSSQYVGYKSLKKMIKEITRLQEDIYRAHNKNSYDEGRPPTKMRDSSNSAQNYLDSPKIQKLLASFFFAVDRDIEKVDTFYNSQYAEYKKRFERLLSSNQFNEIKSTLVVDANKEDAVAQTLLTKDTREMNMLLKGTSQASRLSYHKDDLIEIQSILAELRKQFRNLKWYAELNKRAFGKILKKLDKKVGTNQQMSTMKTRILPLQFANDSLITKDLSLLKTIWEQVTFRINSYERVMRSTSPNANANDNTEFFKIICVFIEEDDSKGLIRELTNLYSELSLIPTRIMISVLNKAALSKSLACIDAILKVIPSLNDSEDINRRNFFHHHIIAIGKLIRKQEILSRKKKSQPSKYTNSEGEIVTDLRTLHTTLSAPAESDSITEEEKSSACTLSYILEELPIHLRPCLFQHDNYKRTPLHYSCQYGLSEVTKLIIKLMKEWNIWNEIPIDDVSAFGDAESLTPLHLCVLGAHPKTTEVLLQSLDPNVKLKSSSLLHLATEWNNYPLLHVLLSSKRFDINYQDNELHETPLYLACRLNFFEAAVCLLYNGADLEIREKLFGWTAIFVAAAEGFTDIVKLLIANNANFDIEDEGGWTPMEHAVLRGHLHIADMVQIRDELVTHPHSQLNSGSEEKEPLNEISAGELNERNENGNGGNKGSLGKLAGPIKSYGHRFLDNNESLILITLGSNDTRNKSPSISLSSEALAKVIGLETDCALSLVISCNDSIDKSSVILDLPLDDNVDAVDFKVPFKVDYSHTLYFDIVPTYGTRSLETHNRIDCQKNNNNYVMARGVSMLNKSYSSVGVNRSILNGSVTVPIIANHTLEILGTLKFEYIIITPFEHPQLPLERTETYWKSLVSTRVIGHRGLGKNNPNKSLQIGENTVESFIMAASLGASYVEFDVQLTKDNVPVVYHDFLVAETGVDIPMHELTLEQFLDLNNADKEHIQRGAGHSPHHVNGADTALQKYRGRSVDDSDVSTLRRAWDLHDNDPNGKSNNAHWSDNRMRLTKTFKKNNFKGNARGHSIASSFVTLKELFKKIPANVGFNIECKFPMLDEAEEEELGQIMMEMNHWVDTVLKVVFDNANGRDIIFSSFHPDICIMLSLKQPVIPILFLTEGGSEQMADLRASSLQNGIRFAKKWNLLGIVSAAAPILKAPRLVQVVKSNGLVCVTYGVDNNDPENASIQIEAGVDAVIVDSVLAIRRGLTKKNEK from the coding sequence ATGAAGTTCGGAAAAACCTTTGCCAATCATCGCATTCCAGAGTGGTCAAGTCAATATGTTGGCTACAAGTcgttgaagaaaatgattaaagaaattacaaGACTTCAAGAAGACATATATAGGGCACATAACAAGAATAGCTATGATGAAGGCAGGCCACCAACAAAAATGAGAGATTCATCTAATAGTGCTCAAAATTATTTGGACTCTCCAAAAATCCAAAAGTTATTGGCGTCGTTTTTCTTTGCAGTTGACAGGGATATTGAGAAGGTTGATACATTTTACAATTCCCAGTATGCGGaatataagaaaagatttgaGAGATTGCTTTCTTCTAATCAATTCAATGAGATAAAATCAACATTAGTGGTCGATGCCAACAAAGAAGATGCAGTAGCGCAAACCTTACTCACAAAGGATACGAGAGAGATGAATATGCTTTTAAAGGGAACAAGTCAAGCCAGCCGTCTATCTTACCATAAAGATGACTTAATTGAAATTCAGTCTATCTTAGCTGAGTTAAGAAAACAATTTAGAAACTTAAAGTGGTACGCTGAACTAAATAAGAGAGCTTTTGGTAAgattttaaagaaactGGATAAAAAAGTCGGCACAAATCAGCAAATGTCAACTATGAAAACTAGAATCTTGCCGTTACAATTTGCTAATGATTCTCTTATTACCAAAGATTTGAGTTTGCTAAAAACTATCTGGGAACAAGTGACGTTCAGGATAAATTCTTACGAGAGAGTAATGAGGAGTACCTCGCCGAACGCAAATGCTAATGATAATACAGAATTCTTTAAGATTATTTGCGTTTTtatagaagaagatgatagCAAAGGATTGATTAGAGAGCTAACAAACCTATATTCGGAATTGTCTTTGATTCCAACAAGAATTATGATAAGTGTTTTAAACAAGGCAGCACTGTCTAAATCACTGGCATGTATTGATGCTATCTTAAAGGTTATTCCGTCTCTAAATGACTCGGAAGATATTaacagaagaaattttttccatcatCACATAATTGCAATCGGGAAGTTAATCAGAAAACAGGAAATTTTAAGTAGGAAAAAGAAGTCACAACCCTCAAAATATACTAATAGTGAGGGAGAAATTGTAACAGATTTAAGAACCCTGCATACGACCCTATCTGCCCCGGCAGAATCAGATAGCATTACAGAGGAGGAAAAAAGTTCGGCCTGTACACTCTCTTATATTTTAGAGGAGTTACCAATTCATTTAAGACCATGCCTTTTTCAGCATGATAATTACAAGAGAACGCCCTTGCATTATTCTTGCCAGTATGGCTTATCTGAAGTTACGAAGTTGATTATCAAGTTAATGAAAGAATGGAATATCTGGAATGAAATCCCTATTGATGACGTTTCCGCGTTCGGAGATGCCGAATCATTGACACCTTTACATTTATGTGTGTTGGGTGCTCATCCCAAAACAACAGAAGTCTTATTGCAATCTTTGGATCCGAACGTGAAATTAAAAAGTTCAAGTTTGTTACATTTGGCCACTGAGTGGAATAACTATCCCCTTTTACATGTTCTCCTATCATCAAAAAGGTTTGATATTAATTATCAAGACAACGAATTACATGAAACACCGCTATATCTTGCTTGTAGATTAAATTTTTTCGAAGCTGCTGTGTGTTTGTTGTACAATGGAGCCGACCTTGAAATAAGagaaaaactttttggCTGGACAGCTATCTTCGTTGCAGCAGCAGAAGGGTTTACGGACATTGTAAAGCTCTTGATAGCCAACAACGCGAActttgatattgaagatgaaggtGGGTGGACGCCGATGGAGCACGCGGTATTGCGCGGTCATTTGCACATTGCTGATATGGTTCAAATCAGAGACGAACTGGTCACGCATCCCCATTCACAGTTGAACAGTGGTAGCGAAGAGAAAGAACCACTAAACGAAATTAGTGCCGGAGAATTAAATGagagaaatgaaaatggaaaCGGAGGTAATAAAGGGTCCTTGGGAAAACTGGCCGGACCAATAAAGTCATATGGACACAGATTCCTGGATAATAATGAATCACTTATACTAATAACATTGGGAAGTAATGACACAAGAAACAAAAGCCcttcaatttcattaaGCTCGGAAGCACTAGCAAAAGTTATTGGGTTGGAAACAGATTGTGCATTATCGTTAGTAATTTCATGCAATGATTCAATTGATAAATCTTCTGTAATCTTAGATTTACCATTAGATGATAATGTGGACGCAGTAGACTTCAAAGTGCCTTTCAAAGTTGATTATTCTCATACAttatattttgatattgtGCCAACATATGGAACACGCTCGTTGGAGACCCATAATAGAATAGAttgtcaaaaaaataacaataattaCGTAATGGCAAGGGGTGTTTCCATGTTGAATAAGTCGTACAGCTCAGTGGGAGTTAATAGAAGTATATTAAATGGTAGCGTGACGGTCCCCATCATCGCTAATCATACACTGGAGATACTTGGGACGCTGaaatttgaatatattattatcacACCATTTGAACATCCACAACTGCCCTTAGAAAGAACAGAAACGTACTGGAAATCCTTAGTGTCCACTCGTGTTATAGGACATAGAGGCCTGGGTAAAAATAATCCTAATAAATCATTACAAATTGGAGAGAACACAGTCGAGTCTTTCATCATGGCAGCCTCATTGGGAGCATCGTATGTAGAGTTTGATGTTCAGTTGACGAAGGATAACGTACCAGTGGTATATCACGATTTTCTCGTAGCTGAAACAGGTGTCGATATCCCCATGCATGAATTGACGCTGGAACAGTTTTTAGATTTGAACAATGCCGATAAAGAGCACATTCAACGTGGAGCAGGTCACTCACCTCATCATGTAAATGGAGCAGATACAGCACTACAAAAATATAGAGGGCGTTCGGTAGATGATTCAGACGTTAGTACATTGAGGAGAGCTTGGGATTTACACGACAACGACCCGAATGGGAAGTCCAACAATGCTCATTGGTCTGACAATCGAATGAGGCTAACCAAAACAtttaaaaagaacaattttAAGGGAAACGCTAGAGGACATTCAATAGCTTCATCATTTGTTACCTTGAAAGAActattcaagaaaatccCTGCCAACGTTGGGTTTAACATAGAATGTAAGTTTCCCATGCTTGATGAGgcagaagaggaagagttAGGGCAAATAATGATGGAAATGAACCATTGGGTTGACACCGTGTTAAAAGTAGTTTTTGACAATGCGAATGGTAGGGACATCATTTTTTCGTCATTTCATCCGGATATTTGCATCATGCTTTCGTTAAAGCAACCGGTTATTCCGATCTTGTTCCTGACGGAAGGTGGAAGTGAACAGATGGCCGATTTGAGAGCCTCATCGTTACAAAACGGTATAAGATTTGCTAAGAAGTGGAATTTATTGGGGATTGTATCTGCTGCAGCACCCATTTTAAAGGCCCCACGGTTGGTGCAAGTGGTTAAGTCTAATGGGCTGGTATGTGTCACTTACGGTGTGGACAACAATGATCCCGAAAATGCCAGTATACAAATTGAAGCAGGTGTAGATGCCGTGATCGTCGATAGTGTATTGGCAATTAGACGTGGGTTaaccaaaaagaatgaaaagtAA